From a single Halorhodospira halophila genomic region:
- a CDS encoding aminopeptidase P N-terminal domain-containing protein, translated as MSEAIDFRQLAREQRETLARRMGEAAVAVIPAAREQPRNRDVDHPFRQDSDFRYLTAFPEPDAVAVIAPGRPEGEYILFVRERDPDAERWAGARTGPEAACAAYGADQAWPLSELDQRLPDLLVGRERLIGPLGRDEHWDRRLLQWLQAGRERARGLSVAPSSIELLDHNIHEQRLIKRPAELEAMRRAAGISVAAHRRAMQVVQPDMPEYTLAAELLGIFHRHGGEAAYPSIVAGGANACVLHYITLRDRLREGDLVLIDAGAEVDGYAADITRTFPVSGSFSAEQRAVYDVVLAAQEAAIEQVRSGNDFDAFHRTATRILTQGMVDLGWLEGEVDGLIEQGAHRRFFPHRTGHWLGLDVHDVGSYAVEGAWRVLHPGMVVTVEPGLYCPPGSEEVDRRWHGIGVRIEDDVVVERETPRVLTSGVPKTPEAIEDLMGAVRGAGYEESGDFD; from the coding sequence ATGAGCGAGGCCATCGACTTCCGGCAGCTCGCCCGCGAGCAGCGGGAGACCCTGGCACGGCGCATGGGCGAGGCCGCGGTGGCGGTGATCCCGGCGGCACGGGAGCAGCCGCGCAATCGCGACGTGGATCATCCGTTCCGCCAGGACAGCGACTTCCGCTACCTCACCGCCTTCCCGGAGCCGGACGCCGTAGCGGTCATCGCCCCGGGCCGGCCCGAAGGCGAGTACATCCTGTTCGTCCGCGAGCGGGATCCCGACGCGGAGCGCTGGGCCGGGGCACGCACCGGTCCCGAGGCGGCCTGTGCGGCCTACGGCGCTGACCAGGCTTGGCCGCTGAGCGAGCTTGATCAACGCCTGCCCGATCTGCTCGTCGGCCGGGAGCGGCTCATCGGTCCGCTGGGGCGCGACGAACACTGGGATCGCAGGCTGCTGCAATGGCTGCAGGCCGGCCGCGAACGCGCCCGTGGCCTAAGCGTGGCGCCGAGCAGCATCGAACTGCTCGATCACAACATCCACGAGCAGCGCCTGATCAAGCGCCCGGCTGAACTGGAGGCCATGCGCCGGGCCGCCGGCATCTCGGTGGCCGCCCACCGGCGCGCCATGCAGGTGGTGCAGCCGGACATGCCCGAGTACACCCTGGCTGCCGAACTGCTCGGCATCTTCCATCGCCACGGCGGCGAGGCGGCCTACCCGAGCATTGTCGCTGGGGGCGCCAACGCCTGCGTGCTCCACTACATCACCCTGCGCGACCGGTTGCGCGAGGGCGATCTGGTGCTCATCGACGCCGGCGCCGAGGTGGACGGCTACGCCGCGGACATCACCCGCACCTTCCCGGTCAGCGGCTCCTTCAGCGCCGAACAGCGGGCCGTCTACGACGTGGTCCTCGCCGCCCAGGAGGCAGCTATCGAGCAGGTGCGCAGCGGCAACGACTTCGACGCCTTCCACCGCACCGCCACGCGCATCCTCACCCAGGGCATGGTGGATCTTGGCTGGCTTGAAGGCGAAGTCGACGGCCTGATCGAGCAGGGCGCCCACCGGCGCTTCTTCCCGCACCGCACCGGGCACTGGCTGGGACTGGACGTGCACGACGTCGGCAGCTATGCAGTAGAGGGAGCGTGGCGCGTCCTCCATCCCGGCATGGTGGTGACCGTCGAGCCGGGGCTCTATTGCCCACCGGGCAGCGAGGAGGTGGACCGTCGCTGGCACGGGATCGGCGTGCGTATCGAGGACGACGTGGTTGTCGAACGGGAGACTCCGCGCGTGCTCACCAGCGGCGTCCCGAAAACGCCCGAGGCCATCGAGGATCTGATGGGCGCCGTGCGCGGCGCGGGCTACGAGGAAAGTGGAGATTTCGACTGA
- the ilvA gene encoding threonine ammonia-lyase, biosynthetic, which translates to MATHHNQVKPDADKPALEQDQRAYLERILTACVYDVAEQTPLEAAPILSARMGNHLLLKREDLQPVFSFKLRGAYNRIIRLSEEARQRGVICASAGNHAQGVALSARRLGIEATIVMPRTTPQIKVDAVRRFGGNVVLHGDGYDAASGKAQELIDSHGLTYIPPYDHPDVIAGQGTVGMEILHQHPRDIHAVFIPVGGGGLAAGIAVYISQLRPDIRIVAVEPEDAPTLATSLERDERVRLDQVGLFADGVAVRQIGEHTWPILRRHIDEVVLVSTDEICASIKEVFEETRSILEPAGALGVAGAKKYASAHGIRNETLVAINSGANMNFSRLSHVAERAELGEHREAVLAVTIPERPGAFRRFCETIGERPITEFNYRMADPDTAHVYAGIALQEGDQERHALIDRLREQGYPVLDLTRDEMAKVHVRHMVGGRGHGVADEVVYRFEFPERPGALMQFLASLGGRWNISLFHYRNNGAAYGRVLCGIQVPADAREAFQEFLHELDYSCVEETDNPAYKLFLS; encoded by the coding sequence ATGGCTACCCATCATAACCAAGTCAAGCCCGACGCCGACAAACCGGCGCTGGAACAGGATCAGCGCGCCTACCTTGAGCGCATCCTGACCGCCTGTGTCTACGACGTCGCCGAGCAGACGCCGCTGGAGGCCGCGCCGATCCTCTCAGCGCGCATGGGCAACCACCTGCTGCTCAAGCGCGAGGATCTCCAGCCGGTCTTCTCCTTCAAGCTGCGCGGCGCCTACAACCGCATCATCCGCCTTTCCGAGGAGGCCCGCCAACGCGGAGTGATCTGCGCTTCGGCGGGCAACCACGCCCAGGGTGTTGCGCTCTCGGCGCGACGGCTCGGCATCGAGGCCACCATCGTCATGCCGCGGACCACACCGCAGATCAAGGTGGACGCGGTGCGCCGCTTCGGCGGCAACGTCGTGCTGCACGGCGACGGCTACGACGCCGCGTCGGGCAAGGCGCAAGAACTGATCGACAGCCACGGCCTGACCTACATCCCACCCTACGACCACCCGGACGTCATCGCCGGCCAGGGCACGGTGGGCATGGAGATCCTCCACCAGCACCCGCGCGACATCCATGCCGTGTTCATCCCGGTCGGTGGCGGCGGACTGGCCGCGGGCATCGCCGTCTACATCAGCCAGCTGCGCCCGGATATCCGCATCGTGGCCGTCGAGCCCGAGGATGCCCCGACCCTGGCCACCAGCCTCGAGCGCGACGAGCGCGTCCGCCTCGATCAGGTGGGGCTGTTCGCGGACGGCGTGGCGGTGCGCCAGATCGGCGAGCATACCTGGCCCATCCTGCGCCGCCACATCGACGAGGTGGTGCTGGTCAGTACCGATGAGATTTGCGCGTCGATCAAGGAGGTCTTCGAGGAGACCCGCTCCATTCTGGAGCCGGCCGGGGCACTCGGTGTGGCTGGCGCCAAGAAATACGCCAGCGCGCACGGCATCCGCAACGAAACCCTGGTGGCGATCAACAGCGGCGCCAACATGAACTTCTCACGGCTGTCCCACGTAGCCGAGCGCGCCGAGCTGGGTGAGCACCGCGAGGCGGTGCTGGCGGTGACCATCCCCGAGCGCCCGGGCGCCTTCCGGCGCTTCTGCGAGACCATCGGCGAACGACCGATCACCGAGTTCAACTACCGCATGGCCGACCCGGACACCGCCCACGTCTACGCCGGAATCGCCCTGCAGGAGGGCGACCAGGAGCGCCACGCCCTGATCGACCGGCTGCGCGAACAGGGGTACCCCGTGCTCGACCTAACCCGGGACGAGATGGCGAAGGTCCACGTGCGCCACATGGTCGGCGGCCGTGGGCACGGTGTCGCCGACGAGGTGGTCTACCGCTTCGAGTTCCCGGAGCGCCCCGGTGCATTGATGCAGTTCCTGGCCAGCCTGGGGGGACGCTGGAACATCAGCCTGTTCCACTACCGCAACAATGGCGCCGCTTACGGTCGGGTCCTCTGCGGGATCCAGGTGCCCGCCGACGCGCGCGAGGCCTTCCAGGAGTTCCTGCACGAACTCGACTACAGCTGCGTCGAGGAGACGGACAACCCGGCTTACAAGCTGTTCCTGAGCTGA
- the ubiH gene encoding 2-octaprenyl-6-methoxyphenyl hydroxylase, which produces METEPYDIIIAGGGLVGGALACGLAQAGLRVAVIEPVPADHGAQPSFDERHTALAPSSRYILDAWGLWQPVRSVLTPIRHIHVSEQGGWGFVHFDAGQEGVDALGWLLANRQMGTVLGERLETDERITLISPAQVQAVEQGSDRVRVTSAGTDGEQRLSARLLVAADGADSQTRKLAGLSVHSRDYRQSAVITTVTPARHHQGWAFERFTRAGPLALLPIAEGRCAIVWSVPPERAEAYRDGDDARFLAALQQAFGYRLGPFRSCGHRLTYPLVERYTPTPYTGRVLLLGNAAHTLHPVAGQGLNLALRDAATLVELIGDSRAGGGDPGAEPLLRAYVRRRSEDLLRTRAFTNTLVSGFGSAHPLLRLARSAGLAALQRCPPMRRTLLRTGAGRVGPLPVAACRPPEATGEDPS; this is translated from the coding sequence TTGGAGACCGAGCCCTACGACATCATCATCGCCGGCGGCGGCCTGGTCGGCGGCGCCCTGGCCTGCGGGCTGGCCCAGGCCGGGCTGCGCGTGGCGGTGATCGAGCCGGTCCCAGCGGATCATGGTGCACAGCCAAGTTTCGATGAACGCCATACGGCCCTCGCTCCCTCCAGCCGCTACATCCTCGACGCCTGGGGGCTGTGGCAACCAGTGCGGTCGGTGCTCACCCCGATCCGACACATCCACGTATCGGAGCAGGGCGGCTGGGGCTTCGTCCACTTCGACGCCGGGCAAGAGGGGGTGGATGCGCTTGGCTGGCTGCTCGCCAACCGGCAGATGGGCACCGTCCTCGGCGAGCGTCTGGAAACCGACGAGCGCATCACCCTGATCAGTCCCGCTCAGGTGCAGGCCGTGGAACAGGGCAGCGATCGCGTCCGGGTGACCTCGGCCGGGACCGACGGTGAGCAACGGCTCAGCGCGCGCCTGCTCGTCGCCGCGGACGGAGCCGATTCCCAGACCCGCAAGCTGGCCGGACTTTCGGTGCACAGCCGTGACTACCGCCAGAGCGCGGTGATCACCACCGTGACGCCGGCCCGACACCACCAGGGTTGGGCCTTCGAGCGCTTCACCCGAGCCGGCCCCCTGGCGCTGCTGCCCATCGCCGAGGGGCGCTGCGCCATCGTCTGGTCCGTGCCGCCGGAACGCGCCGAGGCCTACCGCGACGGCGACGATGCGCGGTTCCTGGCCGCCCTCCAACAGGCCTTCGGCTACCGCCTGGGCCCCTTCCGCAGCTGCGGTCACCGCCTCACCTACCCGCTGGTGGAACGCTACACCCCGACCCCGTATACCGGCCGGGTGCTGCTGCTTGGCAATGCGGCGCATACCCTGCACCCGGTCGCCGGACAGGGCCTCAACCTCGCTCTGCGCGACGCGGCGACGCTGGTCGAGCTCATCGGCGACAGCCGCGCCGGCGGCGGCGACCCCGGCGCCGAACCGCTGCTCCGGGCCTACGTCCGGCGACGCTCCGAGGATCTCCTGCGCACGCGGGCCTTTACCAACACCCTGGTGAGCGGCTTCGGGTCAGCCCACCCGCTGCTGCGGCTGGCGCGCAGTGCCGGACTAGCCGCCCTGCAGCGCTGCCCCCCCATGCGGCGCACCCTGCTGCGCACCGGCGCCGGGCGGGTCGGCCCGTTGCCGGTCGCCGCCTGCCGACCACCTGAGGCCACCGGGGAGGACCCGTCGTGA
- a CDS encoding polysaccharide deacetylase family protein: MHARTWLPLGITLAALTAGGSSHALGQQPPEKDPQAEPRGSAVVFMYHRFGEDRYPSTSVRLEQFEAQLDYLEEEDFNVWPVEWVIDVLRHGGELPERTVSITVDDAYASVYEEAFPRLKERDWPMTVFVATDDVDSGRSAYMDWEQMREMRDSGLVRFANHSSSHDYLVRRDDEEDDEAWRARMREDVDNAQQRLQEELGEDVNTDPKLYAYPFGEYNPELADLLRDKGYTAFGQHSGAIGTLSDKRALPRFAVNEQFGDMEDFELRANSLPLPVESMEPFDPLLDADNNPPRMEIQLAEDHDVGAGRLNCFASGQGAMEVEWLDDEQTRFAVQAEEPFGKGRARYNCTAPHRDGSGRFFWFSKQWLNP, encoded by the coding sequence ATGCACGCACGCACCTGGCTGCCGCTCGGCATCACCCTGGCCGCCCTAACGGCGGGCGGCAGCAGCCACGCCCTCGGGCAACAGCCGCCGGAAAAGGATCCGCAGGCCGAGCCCCGGGGCAGCGCCGTCGTCTTCATGTATCACCGCTTCGGCGAGGACCGCTATCCGTCCACCAGCGTCCGGCTCGAGCAGTTCGAGGCACAGCTCGACTACCTTGAGGAGGAGGACTTCAACGTCTGGCCCGTCGAGTGGGTCATCGACGTGCTCCGCCACGGTGGCGAGCTCCCGGAACGGACGGTATCGATTACCGTCGATGACGCCTACGCCTCCGTGTACGAGGAGGCGTTCCCCCGCCTGAAGGAGCGCGACTGGCCAATGACGGTCTTCGTCGCCACCGACGACGTCGACTCGGGCCGCTCCGCCTATATGGACTGGGAGCAGATGCGCGAGATGCGCGACTCGGGCCTCGTCCGCTTCGCCAATCACTCCTCCAGCCACGACTACCTCGTCCGCCGGGATGACGAGGAGGACGACGAGGCGTGGCGGGCGCGCATGCGCGAGGACGTCGACAACGCCCAGCAGCGCCTGCAGGAGGAACTCGGCGAGGACGTGAACACCGACCCGAAGCTCTACGCCTACCCCTTCGGCGAGTACAACCCGGAACTGGCCGACCTGCTTCGTGACAAGGGGTACACCGCTTTCGGACAGCATTCCGGGGCCATCGGAACACTCAGCGACAAGCGTGCCCTGCCGCGCTTCGCGGTCAACGAACAGTTCGGCGACATGGAGGACTTCGAACTGCGTGCCAACAGCCTGCCGCTGCCCGTCGAGTCGATGGAACCCTTCGACCCGCTCCTCGACGCGGACAACAACCCGCCGCGCATGGAGATCCAGCTGGCCGAGGACCACGACGTCGGCGCCGGCCGCCTGAACTGCTTCGCCAGTGGCCAGGGGGCGATGGAGGTGGAATGGCTGGACGACGAGCAGACCCGCTTCGCCGTGCAGGCCGAGGAGCCCTTCGGCAAGGGTCGCGCCCGCTACAACTGCACCGCGCCGCACCGCGACGGCAGCGGGCGCTTCTTCTGGTTCAGCAAGCAGTGGCTCAACCCCTGA
- a CDS encoding UPF0149 family protein codes for MASGQRYQGVAEVLEAVGTPVGAAEAHGMLAGMLSGTGEAGQAHWIAEVLADTEPRGESARACLETLTLLYDETATELADDAMGFAPLLPPEDEPLNERVRALAAWGSGFLFGIGRTEPGQDTELPAEVREFLSDLAEIARVAAEPADDEDDEASYTELLEYIRVGVLLCREHMGHPSIEAQNS; via the coding sequence ATGGCTTCCGGACAACGTTATCAGGGGGTCGCCGAGGTCCTCGAGGCGGTCGGTACGCCGGTGGGTGCAGCCGAAGCCCACGGGATGCTGGCCGGTATGCTCAGCGGCACCGGCGAGGCCGGGCAGGCGCACTGGATCGCCGAGGTGCTGGCGGATACCGAACCGCGCGGCGAGTCGGCCCGCGCCTGCCTAGAGACCCTGACGCTGCTCTACGACGAAACCGCCACCGAACTCGCTGACGACGCCATGGGCTTTGCGCCGCTGCTGCCGCCCGAGGACGAGCCGCTGAACGAGCGGGTCCGCGCCCTGGCCGCCTGGGGCAGCGGGTTCCTGTTCGGCATCGGCCGGACCGAGCCCGGCCAGGACACCGAACTGCCCGCCGAGGTCCGCGAGTTCCTCAGCGACCTGGCCGAGATCGCCCGGGTTGCCGCCGAGCCAGCCGACGACGAGGATGATGAGGCGTCCTACACGGAGCTGCTCGAGTACATCCGCGTCGGCGTCCTGCTCTGCCGCGAGCACATGGGGCACCCGAGCATCGAGGCGCAGAACTCATGA
- a CDS encoding 5-formyltetrahydrofolate cyclo-ligase: MAAKRDIRRRLREHRRRIPASDRRRAGLRLRDEVLRLVVTRGLHRVAGYLDADGEAPTGAILTALHQRGRAVYLPALRRHGRRMAFRRWVPGTPLRPNRYGVPEPPPALADEVPVRGLDLVLAPLVAFDPAGRRLGMGGGFYDATFARMRRYPWHPPRIVGLAFSTQQVAELPGEAWDLPLDGVITERGYVSLPVRTIRQEAA, encoded by the coding sequence TTGGCTGCCAAGCGCGACATCCGCCGTCGCTTGCGCGAGCACCGTCGCCGGATCCCTGCCAGCGACCGTCGTCGTGCCGGACTCCGCTTGCGCGACGAGGTGCTCAGGCTGGTCGTGACCCGGGGCCTGCATCGCGTAGCCGGATACCTCGACGCCGACGGCGAGGCGCCTACCGGGGCGATCCTCACGGCACTGCACCAGCGCGGGAGGGCTGTCTACCTGCCGGCGTTGCGTCGGCACGGTCGCCGCATGGCCTTCCGGCGCTGGGTCCCGGGCACTCCGCTGCGCCCCAATCGGTACGGAGTCCCCGAGCCGCCGCCCGCGCTGGCGGACGAGGTGCCGGTGCGGGGGCTGGATCTGGTGCTGGCTCCGCTGGTTGCCTTTGATCCCGCCGGGCGGCGGCTCGGTATGGGCGGCGGATTCTACGACGCCACCTTCGCCCGAATGCGCCGCTACCCCTGGCACCCTCCGCGGATCGTTGGCCTGGCGTTCAGCACGCAGCAGGTGGCGGAACTGCCCGGCGAAGCCTGGGACCTGCCCCTGGACGGGGTGATCACCGAGCGTGGCTATGTCAGTCTGCCGGTACGCACGATCCGGCAGGAGGCGGCATGA
- a CDS encoding TIGR02449 family protein yields the protein MSDYSVEELVRLEQRIEQLLRQHERLREENRLLRQAQEQLQADRAALQEKNELARSQIESMISRLKAMEQ from the coding sequence GTGTCTGATTACTCGGTCGAAGAGCTGGTGCGTCTGGAGCAGCGCATCGAGCAGCTGCTGCGCCAGCACGAGCGCCTGCGCGAAGAAAACCGCCTGCTTCGCCAGGCGCAGGAGCAGCTCCAGGCGGATCGGGCCGCGCTTCAGGAGAAGAACGAACTCGCCCGGTCCCAGATCGAGTCGATGATCAGCCGGCTCAAGGCGATGGAGCAGTAG
- the rpiA gene encoding ribose-5-phosphate isomerase RpiA: MSDQGKRLAAEAALEYVEEDAYVGVGTGSTVNLFIDALADMRDRIAGAVSSSEASTQRLRDRGIDVTDLNSAGRLPVYIDGADEANRFLQLIKGGGGALTREKIVASASDRFVCVADEGKMVDVLGAFPLPVEVIPMARSTVARELVRLGGRPELREGFTTDNGNVILDVHGLSITEPMKLEQTLNNIPGVVTNGIFALRPADLLLLGSGSGVRRLTAE, from the coding sequence ATGAGCGATCAGGGCAAGCGTCTGGCCGCCGAGGCGGCGCTGGAGTACGTCGAGGAAGACGCCTATGTCGGCGTCGGGACTGGCTCGACGGTCAATCTGTTCATCGATGCCCTGGCAGACATGCGCGATCGCATCGCCGGGGCGGTCTCCAGCTCGGAGGCCAGCACCCAGCGGCTGCGTGACCGCGGCATCGACGTGACCGACCTCAACAGTGCCGGCCGCTTGCCGGTCTACATCGACGGGGCCGACGAGGCCAACCGCTTCCTGCAACTGATCAAGGGCGGTGGCGGGGCGCTGACCCGCGAAAAGATCGTTGCTTCGGCCTCGGACCGGTTCGTCTGCGTGGCCGATGAGGGCAAGATGGTCGATGTCCTCGGTGCCTTCCCGCTTCCGGTGGAGGTGATCCCGATGGCGCGCAGCACCGTGGCCCGGGAGCTGGTTCGGCTCGGCGGCCGGCCGGAGCTGCGCGAGGGGTTCACCACCGACAACGGGAACGTGATCCTCGACGTTCACGGTCTGTCGATCACCGAGCCCATGAAGCTCGAGCAGACCCTGAACAATATCCCCGGCGTGGTGACCAACGGGATCTTCGCCCTGCGCCCGGCGGATTTGCTGCTGCTCGGCAGCGGCTCGGGGGTCCGGCGTCTGACGGCCGAGTAA
- a CDS encoding glucosaminidase domain-containing protein, producing the protein MNESGTRDWRMGRWVVISAILAVFFAAPVAYWGYQSFEERVDGQPPPEVVDPEPFRVPELTFIEADSSEVLLERLREHGGEQWPPDEVVPAVTAGSFPEDLDEVDVQTRKEVFFRILTPIVLAENARLREARAFVVEAGARRDELEGAAGERLEALAEHYRVDLDDDDAIEVLLHRLDEIPPDMALAQAANESGWGTSRFTRQANNLFGEWTWTQEEGLVPERRGEGESHRIRVFPSLQRSVRSYYFTLNVGHAYDDLRDLRAEMRDEARELDGEALSAGLTAYSERGQAYVEEVRSMIRFNELARINGLRLDEVEHEPTQLAEAGGPDEAEAAGE; encoded by the coding sequence ATGAACGAATCCGGCACCAGAGACTGGCGCATGGGGCGCTGGGTGGTCATCAGCGCGATCCTGGCGGTGTTTTTCGCCGCGCCGGTGGCTTACTGGGGTTACCAGTCGTTTGAGGAGCGGGTCGACGGGCAGCCACCGCCGGAGGTCGTGGATCCGGAGCCGTTTCGGGTCCCCGAGCTGACCTTCATCGAAGCCGACAGCAGTGAGGTTCTGCTTGAGCGTCTGCGCGAGCACGGCGGCGAGCAGTGGCCTCCCGACGAAGTGGTTCCGGCGGTGACTGCGGGTAGCTTCCCCGAGGACCTCGACGAGGTGGACGTGCAGACCCGCAAGGAGGTCTTCTTCCGTATCCTGACGCCCATCGTACTGGCAGAAAATGCCCGTCTGCGCGAGGCCCGCGCGTTCGTGGTCGAGGCCGGGGCCCGTCGCGACGAGCTCGAAGGTGCCGCCGGCGAGCGCCTGGAGGCCCTGGCCGAGCACTACCGGGTCGATCTCGACGACGACGATGCCATTGAGGTGTTGCTCCACCGGCTCGACGAGATCCCGCCGGATATGGCTCTGGCCCAGGCCGCCAACGAGAGCGGCTGGGGAACCTCGCGCTTCACCCGGCAGGCCAACAACCTCTTCGGCGAGTGGACCTGGACGCAGGAGGAGGGTCTGGTCCCCGAGCGTCGCGGCGAAGGTGAGAGCCACCGCATCCGGGTTTTCCCGTCCCTGCAGCGCTCCGTGCGCTCCTACTACTTCACCCTCAATGTCGGGCACGCCTACGACGATCTGCGTGATCTGCGCGCCGAGATGCGGGATGAGGCGCGGGAGCTCGACGGGGAGGCACTGAGCGCCGGATTGACGGCCTACTCGGAACGCGGCCAGGCCTACGTTGAAGAGGTGCGCTCGATGATCCGTTTCAACGAACTCGCACGGATCAACGGCCTGCGTCTCGACGAGGTCGAGCACGAGCCGACGCAGCTGGCCGAAGCCGGGGGGCCGGACGAGGCGGAGGCGGCCGGCGAGTGA
- a CDS encoding cell division protein ZapA: MTEAVKVRILDQDFTVACPEDAKNELLQSADYVDRKMREIRKSGNVVGTDRVAVVAALNIAYELLSVQAENEQLADVRQRLARLDARISEAVDGGS, encoded by the coding sequence ATGACCGAAGCGGTCAAGGTACGCATCCTCGATCAGGACTTCACCGTGGCGTGTCCCGAGGACGCCAAAAACGAGCTGTTGCAGTCCGCGGACTATGTGGATCGCAAGATGCGCGAGATCCGCAAGAGCGGCAATGTGGTCGGCACGGATCGGGTTGCCGTGGTGGCGGCGCTGAACATCGCCTACGAACTGCTCAGCGTCCAGGCCGAGAACGAGCAGCTGGCAGACGTACGCCAGCGCCTGGCCCGGCTGGACGCGCGCATTTCGGAGGCTGTCGACGGTGGCTCCTGA
- a CDS encoding EVE domain-containing protein: MNRWLMKSEPDVFGIEDLAAAPQGTDRWDGVRNYQVRNMIRDHMRPGDVAFFYHSNTRPPGVVGLMEVVSDPYPDPTAFDPDDPHYDPKSTPEAPRWFCVDVRFRERLSRRVTLQELRDCPELEGFPLIRRGNRLSIVPVTEAQWTAILRLADD, encoded by the coding sequence ATGAACCGCTGGTTGATGAAGTCCGAGCCCGACGTTTTCGGCATCGAGGATCTCGCTGCGGCCCCGCAGGGGACTGATCGTTGGGATGGGGTGCGCAATTACCAGGTGCGCAACATGATCCGTGATCACATGCGTCCGGGTGATGTGGCCTTCTTCTACCACTCCAACACCCGTCCGCCGGGGGTGGTCGGGTTGATGGAGGTGGTCAGCGACCCTTACCCGGATCCTACGGCTTTCGATCCTGACGACCCCCACTACGACCCGAAAAGCACCCCGGAGGCGCCCCGCTGGTTCTGCGTCGATGTCCGCTTTCGCGAGCGCCTGTCCCGCCGGGTCACCCTTCAGGAGCTGCGGGATTGCCCCGAGCTTGAGGGGTTCCCGTTGATCCGGCGGGGCAATCGTCTGTCCATTGTCCCGGTCACCGAGGCGCAGTGGACGGCCATCCTCCGCCTGGCCGACGACTGA
- a CDS encoding FAD-dependent monooxygenase: protein MKEADVIIQGAGASALATAVGLARGGLAVTLLDAAEVCAAPAPGSEPRHSVIDIVSERVLRHLGGWPFITRDRTYPIEALELEDCNAAAHLTLSACEVGETRLGHVVERGVIDRALRELFDALPQTRRLATGPVRDIAADRQRLTIHLEDGQALTARLLVAADGDNSPLRRLAGIRWRRAGYGQDAVIARIRTERPPGHTVRQRFCGDEPLTLLPLDEHESALLWPVPRTRARRLLEADSSSFHHQLEIASGALLGGIEASSARQAQRLIRGRAERYIGPRLALVGNAAHTVHPLAAQAVNLSLLDAATLIECVLEAHSAGRDPGGIGPLRRYERRRRGSNARMQNGLDITQWLFGAQAAPLPLLRGTGLRIAARLPPLRQALMTGLMGLHGDLPELARGPGV, encoded by the coding sequence GTGAAGGAAGCGGACGTCATCATCCAGGGCGCCGGCGCGTCGGCGCTGGCGACCGCCGTCGGACTCGCTCGAGGCGGCCTGGCGGTCACCCTGCTGGATGCCGCAGAGGTTTGTGCGGCCCCGGCACCGGGGAGCGAGCCCCGGCACTCGGTGATCGACATCGTCTCCGAGCGGGTCCTGCGCCATCTCGGTGGCTGGCCCTTCATCACCCGGGACCGCACCTACCCGATCGAGGCGCTGGAACTGGAGGACTGCAACGCCGCGGCTCACCTGACCCTCAGCGCCTGTGAAGTCGGCGAGACGCGCCTCGGGCACGTGGTTGAGCGGGGCGTGATTGACCGCGCCCTGCGCGAGCTCTTCGACGCCCTACCGCAGACGCGCCGCTTGGCCACGGGCCCTGTCCGCGACATCGCCGCCGACCGGCAGCGGCTGACCATTCACCTCGAGGACGGGCAGGCGCTGACCGCCAGGCTGCTGGTGGCCGCCGACGGCGACAACTCCCCCCTGCGCCGGCTGGCGGGTATCCGCTGGCGCCGCGCCGGTTACGGCCAGGACGCCGTGATCGCCCGGATCCGCACCGAGCGCCCCCCGGGGCACACCGTCCGCCAGCGCTTCTGCGGCGACGAGCCGTTGACCCTGCTGCCCCTCGACGAGCACGAGTCAGCCCTGCTCTGGCCGGTACCCCGGACGCGCGCTCGGCGGCTTCTGGAGGCAGACAGCAGCTCGTTTCACCATCAGCTGGAGATCGCCAGCGGCGCCTTGCTCGGCGGCATCGAGGCGTCATCCGCCCGCCAGGCACAACGGCTGATCCGCGGGCGTGCGGAGCGCTACATCGGACCGCGACTGGCGCTGGTCGGCAATGCGGCCCACACGGTGCACCCGCTGGCCGCGCAGGCAGTGAACCTCAGCCTGCTGGATGCCGCCACGCTGATCGAGTGCGTCCTGGAGGCCCACTCGGCCGGGCGCGATCCGGGCGGCATCGGCCCGCTGCGTCGCTACGAGCGGCGTCGCCGGGGCAGCAACGCGCGCATGCAGAACGGTCTGGACATCACCCAGTGGCTTTTCGGCGCGCAGGCAGCGCCGTTGCCCCTGCTGCGAGGCACGGGGCTACGCATCGCGGCCCGCTTGCCGCCCCTGCGACAGGCGCTGATGACCGGTCTGATGGGCCTCCACGGCGACCTCCCGGAGCTCGCCCGCGGACCTGGCGTATAA